CAGCCTGGGCAGAGACATATCACAGGAAATGGACCACTGGAAACCTAACTTCCCAAATATCTGATGGTTTGGTGTTTCTAGTCAATGCACCGCTTATGTATAGAtaatttaacaaataattaGCATACTGGTATCAAAAAGCAGAGTCTACACTGATAGAAGATAGGCATTATTTCAATATCTGTAAGAAGTAAATCAAATGCTCATCTTTCAACTAGAAAATCATAACATTTTCAAATATAGTCAGCAACTGAGAGGCAAAAGATAGCAAGGCtactcacacactccttctgCCACCTGAGCTTTTCATCTGAGACCAACCCTTGCATGCGTGCCTCCATTCGCTTCTTTTCTGAAAGCTCCCGCTGCAACCTCTGCTCTCTGCTCTCCAGCTCGTGCTGTAAGGCACGCTTATCCTCCTCATAGATGTTTGTGGTTTTCTGCAGGATGTCAATCTGGACACAAAGAAGGCAGCAGTAAGCTTCACACCCAACATAATTGTAATAATGATTTCACGGTTTTGAAGGTTCAGAATTACCTTGTACTCCAGCATCTTGGATTTCTTCTCCAGGCGATCAATCTCATTTTTCTGGTTCTGGATCATTTTGTCCTTCTCGCCCAGCTTGCCGCGTTGCTCATGGATGAAATTCTCTTTGGAGACGAGGTTGCCATCCAGTTCTTGAAGCATGGACTTCAGCATATTGGCTATGAAGAGAATAAATAATGAGCACTTGCATTCTCAGTAGACACTGCAACCACAAACTGCTGAGACAAACATACCGGATTTGTTGTACTCTTCAGTCATCATCTGGCGGATCTTGTGCCGCTTCTCCAAGGCCTCAATGAGTCTAGGAAGCGTATGGTCATCAGTAGGGTCAGTGATTTCACAGGGAGGCAGTGGAGGCAGGTTTTGCAACAGATGGCTCAGGGCCTTGGAAGGAGGTTCTGGACAGAATCACAAGCATTAGAAACAAACAACTTGCACCTTGCTTAGAAGTGCCATTCTGTACAAGAGGATAAGCAATACCGCCATCTACTGGGCCTCCACGTTCCTCTAGCCGACGAGACAGTTCCTCTTTGAAGGCCTGGTTCCTCTGTCGGCGTCCTGCAGCAAAGCCACACATGGGCCTGTCAACAGGCCGGGCCACTTCCACCTCCTGAGTCATCTCAGCAAATCGCATCACCagctgccaaacacacacagcacagtcacAGAACCACAATAGTGAATATCAGAATTCATAACtcaaaacataatattagcttacCATTGTTTCTTCATAATCATCAGCCTTAGGGTTCACACAGACCACCATTCTGACTTTCCCCTCTCcatcaaaataatttttgaacAGATGAGTCACTTTAGAGTCTCTGTATGGGACcatctgtgaagaaaaagtgtacATCATTACATCACAACACCACGtgataaatggaaaataaaagaaaggtgaaaaaaatgaaatacctTGTTTGTTCCACACATCTGATTCTCTCTGAGAACTTCAATGCATGTGCGGAGAGTCATCAGAGACTGATTGATGTTGCctggacaaaaacaaaatgaacgaTGCATTTCATATGAAACAGAGTTTAGAATTTTGAGAACGGAAGGTCCACTTTTTCAACTGAGACCGCTAACCTGCTTCCCGAAGGCGGCTGCCCTCTGCGCGAGTTCTGCTTGTGCGTTCACTGCCAGCCAGATCCACCAGACACAACTGACTCACATTCACCTGGTTCTTATCCTGGAAGGAAATTTAAGCAAAGCTGACCGAAAAGTAGAAAAGGGCCATCTTATCCTGAGCCCTTCCTTCAGCCAACTGTGCAAGTATACATAAATGTTTACCTGAAGGACATTGTCTCCATCTGCATCCAATGGGGCTTGTGCCAGTTTAATGATGAAGACGCTGTGTGATCTGCTCGACTCGCGATTTAACTGAGTGTTTGCAATCCTGCGCTTCTTTTGACCTAGTGGACAATATTTAAtggcaaaatatatttaaagctCTAGATGATATCATGTATGAGAATGTCAACTACAGGCATTTCAGCTCACCCCTCCAAAAGACTTCAAATGCTTCCTCTGTTGATTTCACTTCAAGCTCTGTGCACCCAGCCACATACATGTTGTGGTTTTGATCTTCACGTAAAATCTTGGACTGGGGTGGTCTAAAAGGAGCGTATACaacattttaacacacttaTCTTATGTTTAGAGACAAACAAGCACAAAAATAGTTTTCCAGCCATGCTGCAATGGGTGATAACCTGCTTTACAGCAGAAGCAGAAGACAAATGGGAAACAAACAAGTTGCAAGACATTGTCTATAAGCCAAAaagcagaggggaaaaaagctcGGACGACAGCATTGCACATCCCAGCTACACAGTGAAAAAGACAGGACATTTTGCTCAagtatctgtctatctacaGGCGTTATCCACTGGTCACGTACATGAACTCAGTGTTGTGCCGCAGAGGTGTCCCTGCACCATTCCACCTAGCAAAGGAACACAAACATTTAGACTGCAAGCTAAAGTATGATAGATACTTAATGTCCAAAAAGAGAAATTTTTAGAAAAGTAGGGCCAAGTTCTCAATAGAACAGCCATCATGTTCAACCAGAGCCTTCATTTAACATACATGTAAATGATAATTACACTCTGTGTGCTCTTCACACAATGATTCctacacatataaataaaagcaaacaaaatctAAAGTAACCAAAACCATGAGCTTACTTTGGCCTTATTGGGTCAAATGGAGTCTCCTCCAGGAGATCATAGATGTAGTTATTGTATATCTCTATATAGGAGACAAACACGCTGTAGCTACTGTCCTCATCCACCCCGTCAGCCTTAGAAGCTTCTTCTGGACTGATCATGTCAGCAAACTCTGGATCAACTCTTTGCctgcaaaacaaaataaaatgaaacatggcaattttacaaaaataaccAGTCAACACATCATATAAGGTTGAACTGTTATGTACCTTGAGGATGGAGTCTTTGGTACAGATGGCTGACTCTCTTGTTTCTGTCGTTCCAAAAGAGCATCCACCTGGTTTTGCACTTCCATGCCATTCTTATCATCTGGCTTGAAGACCTGAAatataaattaacaaataattaaataaatagtagaATGTTAAATTTACTAATGAAACAAAAAGCACTAAATGTTGCATACAAATCTTTTGGCCTGGTAAGGTCCAA
The genomic region above belongs to Pangasianodon hypophthalmus isolate fPanHyp1 chromosome 6, fPanHyp1.pri, whole genome shotgun sequence and contains:
- the kif23 gene encoding kinesin-like protein KIF23 isoform X1, which codes for MIRPTKGKTPRRPPPKKPTNNLKDPVGVYCRVRPLGAEDEECCIEVISSTTIQLHAPDGLKANRNGEFKETQYSFKKVFGIKTTQRELFEDVAKPLVEDLIHGKNGLLFTYGVTGSGKTYTMTGSPGQGGLLPRSLDMIFNSIGPYQAKRFVFKPDDKNGMEVQNQVDALLERQKQESQPSVPKTPSSRQRVDPEFADMISPEEASKADGVDEDSSYSVFVSYIEIYNNYIYDLLEETPFDPIRPKWNGAGTPLRHNTEFIPPQSKILREDQNHNMYVAGCTELEVKSTEEAFEVFWRGQKKRRIANTQLNRESSRSHSVFIIKLAQAPLDADGDNVLQDKNQVNVSQLCLVDLAGSERTSRTRAEGSRLREAGNINQSLMTLRTCIEVLRENQMCGTNKMVPYRDSKVTHLFKNYFDGEGKVRMVVCVNPKADDYEETMLVMRFAEMTQEVEVARPVDRPMCGFAAGRRQRNQAFKEELSRRLEERGGPVDGEPPSKALSHLLQNLPPLPPCEITDPTDDHTLPRLIEALEKRHKIRQMMTEEYNKSANMLKSMLQELDGNLVSKENFIHEQRGKLGEKDKMIQNQKNEIDRLEKKSKMLEYKIDILQKTTNIYEEDKRALQHELESREQRLQRELSEKKRMEARMQGLVSDEKLRWQKECERRVNAKELEMQNKLWVKDEKLKQLKAIVTESKADTRPDKPERPSRERDRVPAKRSASPSPMPASEYVLPKVVRPAPLSPSTSSVSVASCISEWEQRTPQADRQGSPSPPHGRSRGQGLPGSLSRRRGRCWARDCEVPFQPADVDVEERGYRTGPAVRPLHRRSHSAGGERWVDHKPSTNVELDTVMQPSVSNSIKVTAPSEKALSKCDKYMLTHQEVASDGEIQTKLIKGEVFKTRGGGQAVQFTDIETLKQENAVGPSRKRRSSENRQDERKDGDWTDVETRCAVAVEMRTGSNLGPGYQHHGYPKRRKP
- the kif23 gene encoding kinesin-like protein KIF23 isoform X3, with protein sequence MIRPTKGKTPRRPPPKKPTNNLKDPVGVYCRVRPLGAEDEECCIEVISSTTIQLHAPDGLKANRNGEFKETQYSFKKVFGIKTTQRELFEDVAKPLVEDLIHGKNGLLFTYGVTGSGKTYTMTGSPGQGGLLPRSLDMIFNSIGPYQAKRFVFKPDDKNGMEVQNQVDALLERQKQESQPSVPKTPSSRQRVDPEFADMISPEEASKADGVDEDSSYSVFVSYIEIYNNYIYDLLEETPFDPIRPKWNGAGTPLRHNTEFIPPQSKILREDQNHNMYVAGCTELEVKSTEEAFEVFWRGQKKRRIANTQLNRESSRSHSVFIIKLAQAPLDADGDNVLQDKNQVNVSQLCLVDLAGSERTSRTRAEGSRLREAGNINQSLMTLRTCIEVLRENQMCGTNKMVPYRDSKVTHLFKNYFDGEGKVRMVVCVNPKADDYEETMLVMRFAEMTQEVEVARPVDRPMCGFAAGRRQRNQAFKEELSRRLEERGGPVDGEPPSKALSHLLQNLPPLPPCEITDPTDDHTLPRLIEALEKRHKIRQMMTEEYNKSANMLKSMLQELDGNLVSKENFIHEQRGKLGEKDKMIQNQKNEIDRLEKKSKMLEYKIDILQKTTNIYEEDKRALQHELESREQRLQRELSEKKRMEARMQGLVSDEKLRWQKECERRVNAKELEMQNKLWVKDEKLKQLKAIVTESKADTRPDKPERPSRERDRVPAKRSASPSPMPTGPAVRPLHRRSHSAGGERWVDHKPSTNVELDTVMQPSVSNSIKVTAPSEKALSKCDKYMLTHQEVASDGEIQTKLIKGEVFKTRGGGQAVQFTDIETLKQENAVGPSRKRRSSENRQDERKDGDWTDVETRCAVAVEMRTGSNLGPGYQHHGYPKRRKP
- the kif23 gene encoding kinesin-like protein KIF23 isoform X2; amino-acid sequence: MIRPTKGKTPRRPPPKKPTNNLKDPVGVYCRVRPLGAEDEECCIEVISSTTIQLHAPDGLKANRNGEFKETQYSFKKVFGIKTTQRELFEDVAKPLVEDLIHGKNGLLFTYGVTGSGKTYTMTGSPGQGGLLPRSLDMIFNSIGPYQAKRFVFKPDDKNGMEVQNQVDALLERQKQESQPSVPKTPSSRQRVDPEFADMISPEEASKADGVDEDSSYSVFVSYIEIYNNYIYDLLEETPFDPIRPKPPQSKILREDQNHNMYVAGCTELEVKSTEEAFEVFWRGQKKRRIANTQLNRESSRSHSVFIIKLAQAPLDADGDNVLQDKNQVNVSQLCLVDLAGSERTSRTRAEGSRLREAGNINQSLMTLRTCIEVLRENQMCGTNKMVPYRDSKVTHLFKNYFDGEGKVRMVVCVNPKADDYEETMLVMRFAEMTQEVEVARPVDRPMCGFAAGRRQRNQAFKEELSRRLEERGGPVDGEPPSKALSHLLQNLPPLPPCEITDPTDDHTLPRLIEALEKRHKIRQMMTEEYNKSANMLKSMLQELDGNLVSKENFIHEQRGKLGEKDKMIQNQKNEIDRLEKKSKMLEYKIDILQKTTNIYEEDKRALQHELESREQRLQRELSEKKRMEARMQGLVSDEKLRWQKECERRVNAKELEMQNKLWVKDEKLKQLKAIVTESKADTRPDKPERPSRERDRVPAKRSASPSPMPASEYVLPKVVRPAPLSPSTSSVSVASCISEWEQRTPQADRQGSPSPPHGRSRGQGLPGSLSRRRGRCWARDCEVPFQPADVDVEERGYRTGPAVRPLHRRSHSAGGERWVDHKPSTNVELDTVMQPSVSNSIKVTAPSEKALSKCDKYMLTHQEVASDGEIQTKLIKGEVFKTRGGGQAVQFTDIETLKQENAVGPSRKRRSSENRQDERKDGDWTDVETRCAVAVEMRTGSNLGPGYQHHGYPKRRKP
- the kif23 gene encoding kinesin-like protein KIF23 isoform X4, producing the protein MIRPTKGKTPRRPPPKKPTNNLKDPVGVYCRVRPLGAEDEECCIEVISSTTIQLHAPDGLKANRNGEFKETQYSFKKVFGIKTTQRELFEDVAKPLVEDLIHGKNGLLFTYGVTGSGKTYTMTGSPGQGGLLPRSLDMIFNSIGPYQAKRFVFKPDDKNGMEVQNQVDALLERQKQESQPSVPKTPSSRQRVDPEFADMISPEEASKADGVDEDSSYSVFVSYIEIYNNYIYDLLEETPFDPIRPKPPQSKILREDQNHNMYVAGCTELEVKSTEEAFEVFWRGQKKRRIANTQLNRESSRSHSVFIIKLAQAPLDADGDNVLQDKNQVNVSQLCLVDLAGSERTSRTRAEGSRLREAGNINQSLMTLRTCIEVLRENQMCGTNKMVPYRDSKVTHLFKNYFDGEGKVRMVVCVNPKADDYEETMLVMRFAEMTQEVEVARPVDRPMCGFAAGRRQRNQAFKEELSRRLEERGGPVDGEPPSKALSHLLQNLPPLPPCEITDPTDDHTLPRLIEALEKRHKIRQMMTEEYNKSANMLKSMLQELDGNLVSKENFIHEQRGKLGEKDKMIQNQKNEIDRLEKKSKMLEYKIDILQKTTNIYEEDKRALQHELESREQRLQRELSEKKRMEARMQGLVSDEKLRWQKECERRVNAKELEMQNKLWVKDEKLKQLKAIVTESKADTRPDKPERPSRERDRVPAKRSASPSPMPTGPAVRPLHRRSHSAGGERWVDHKPSTNVELDTVMQPSVSNSIKVTAPSEKALSKCDKYMLTHQEVASDGEIQTKLIKGEVFKTRGGGQAVQFTDIETLKQENAVGPSRKRRSSENRQDERKDGDWTDVETRCAVAVEMRTGSNLGPGYQHHGYPKRRKP